From the genome of Abyssicoccus albus, one region includes:
- a CDS encoding CCA tRNA nucleotidyltransferase, whose amino-acid sequence MVPEEFKNAYNIIDTLERSGYEAFFVGGSVRDYLMNNQIADIDITTNATPEEIIELFTKTIPTGIEHGTVTVVTDKGNYEITTYRTESTYINYRKPENVQFVRELKEDLKRRDFTMNAIAMTKDGQLKDFYNGFQHIKNKQICAVGIANERFQEDALRIIRGLRFQSTLGFNIVDDTYKAIVKHHRLLKEVAIERVNVELNKLVKGKYLIQTLIMIRKDLLLEALPFFKYINQSDFNLLINILNELTVDEHNIHNTINGRRKKVFQLDYNDFIGLICLIKQFNNSELIISNDNGLMVYDEVIDELSKLKLSRHSVKYIKAYDKLCANLIEIMNLFYNGSLSRGDIVKYDLPIEYINIHTIDHEFMRKFYKYYISQYQFNHETLIFVLTCLKLIFKELNQSHELEEQQSIQLETFDFNTYCIDEIDRIIDWLNKAESRLYKINDLEIDGHELKSMQFIKEGKMIKYWLNACVLNYFINPTDMNSKIKQVQFLKQFEL is encoded by the coding sequence ATGGTACCTGAAGAATTTAAAAATGCATATAATATTATAGATACGTTAGAACGTTCAGGTTATGAAGCTTTTTTTGTTGGCGGATCAGTAAGGGATTATTTGATGAATAATCAAATTGCAGATATTGATATCACAACTAATGCCACACCTGAAGAGATTATTGAATTATTTACTAAAACGATCCCAACCGGGATTGAACATGGTACCGTAACAGTGGTCACAGATAAAGGAAACTATGAAATTACAACATATAGAACAGAGTCCACATATATAAATTATAGAAAACCAGAAAATGTTCAATTTGTTAGAGAATTAAAAGAAGACTTAAAACGTAGAGACTTTACAATGAATGCGATTGCGATGACTAAGGATGGACAACTTAAAGATTTTTATAATGGATTTCAGCATATTAAAAATAAACAAATTTGTGCCGTTGGCATAGCTAATGAACGTTTCCAAGAAGATGCATTACGAATCATTAGGGGGCTTAGATTTCAATCAACATTAGGGTTTAATATTGTAGATGATACATACAAAGCAATCGTAAAACATCATCGCCTATTAAAAGAAGTTGCAATTGAAAGAGTAAATGTCGAACTTAATAAATTAGTAAAAGGTAAATATTTAATCCAAACATTAATAATGATTCGAAAAGATTTATTATTAGAAGCGCTCCCATTCTTTAAATATATTAATCAATCTGACTTCAATCTATTGATTAATATATTAAATGAACTTACTGTTGATGAACATAATATTCACAACACAATAAATGGTCGAAGGAAAAAAGTATTTCAATTAGATTATAATGATTTTATTGGTTTAATTTGTCTAATAAAACAATTTAACAATAGCGAACTAATCATTTCAAACGATAATGGTTTGATGGTTTATGATGAAGTTATTGATGAACTTTCAAAGTTGAAATTATCACGACATTCAGTTAAATATATTAAAGCATATGATAAATTATGCGCAAATTTGATTGAAATTATGAATTTATTTTATAATGGCTCATTAAGTAGAGGCGACATTGTTAAATATGACTTACCAATCGAATATATAAATATACATACGATTGACCATGAATTTATGAGAAAGTTTTATAAATATTATATTTCACAATATCAATTTAACCATGAAACGTTAATCTTTGTTTTGACTTGCTTGAAGCTAATATTTAAAGAATTAAATCAAAGTCATGAACTAGAAGAACAACAATCTATACAATTAGAAACATTTGATTTTAATACTTATTGCATAGATGAAATAGATAGAATTATAGATTGGCTTAATAAAGCTGAATCGAGATTATATAAAATAAATGACTTAGAAATCGATGGTCATGAGTTGAAATCAATGCAATTTATTAAAGAAGGTAAAATGATAAAATATTGGTTGAATGCATGTGTACTAAATTATTTTATAAATCCGACTGATATGAATTCAAAGATAAAGCAAGTTCAATTTTTAAAGCAATTTGAATTATAA